A part of Misgurnus anguillicaudatus chromosome 6, ASM2758022v2, whole genome shotgun sequence genomic DNA contains:
- the LOC129433626 gene encoding cholesterol side-chain cleavage enzyme, mitochondrial — MARWSLSGRSPQFLSTLKELSQIRSNHTGNVPAVREALYARENSTVRPYNEIPGLWKNSLANLYTFWKMDGFRNIHRIMVHNFNMFGPIYREKIGYYESVNIIRPEDAAILFKAEGHYPQRLRVEAWTSYRDYRNRKYGVLLKDGEDWKHNRIILNREVISPKVQGNFVPLLDEVGQDFVARVYKKIERSGQNEWTTDLSHELFKYALESVSAVLYGERLGLLLDYIDPDAQHFIDCITLMFKTTSPMLYLPPALLRRLGAKIWKDHIDAWDGIFNQADRCIQRIYRQLRKAPEADGKYPGVLASLLMLDQLSIEDIKASITELMAGGVDTTSITLLWTLYELARHPDLQEEIRAEISAARVASKGDMVQMLKMVPLLKGALKETLRLHPVAVSLQRYITTDIVIQNYHIPAGTLVQLGLYAMGRDHRVFPHPEQYRPSRWLRNESHYFRSLGFGFGPRQCLGRRIAETEMQLFLIHMLENFKFEKQRQVEVRSTFELIILPEKPIMLTIKPLHKGT; from the exons aTGGCCAGGTGGAGTCTGAGCGGCCGTTCGCCTCAGTTTCTGTCCACACTAAAGGAACTGTCGCAGATAAGAAGCAATCACACTGGAAATGTACCTGCTGTTAGAGAAGCACTGTATGCCAGGGAAAACTCAACAGTTCGGCCATACAATGAAATACCTGGGCTGTGGAAGAACAGTCTGGCAAATCTCTATACTTTTTGGAAAATGGATGGATTTAGGAATATTCATCGGATTATGGTGCACAATTTCAATATGTTTGGTCCTATTTACag GGAAAAAATCGGATACTACGAAAGTGTGAACATCATCAGACCTGAAGATGCTGCTATCTTGTTTAAAGCCGAGGGTCATTATCCCCAAAGACTCAGGGTGGAAGCCTGGACCTCCTACAGGGACTACAGGAACCGCAAATACGGTGTACTGCTCAA AGATGGAGAGGACTGGAAACATAATAGGATCATTTTAAACCGGGAGGTCATTTCTCCAAAGGTGCAGGGCAACTTTGTGCCTCTGCTGGATGAAGTAGGTCAGGACTTTGTGGCTCGTGTTTATAAGAAGATCGAGAGAAGCGGACAAAATGAATGGACCACAGATCTGTCCCATGAGCTCTTTAAGTATGCACTGGAAT CTGTGAGTGCGGTATTGTACGGCGAGCGCTTGGGTCTGCTGTTGGACTACATTGATCCGGATGCCCAGCATTTCATTGACTGTATCACCCTCATGTTTAAGACCACATCCCCTATGCTGTACCTCCCGCCGGCTTTGCTTCGTCGCCTAGGGGCCAAGATATGGAAAGACCACATTGACGCCTGGGATGGCATCTTTAACCAAG CGGATCGATGCATCCAGAGAATCTACAGGCAGCTGAGGAAAGCTCCTGAAGCCGATGGGAAGTATCCGGGCGTGCTGGCCAGCCTTCTAATGTTGGACCAGCTGTCCATTGAGGACATTAAAGCGAGCATCACCGAGCTGATGGCTGGAGGGGTGGACACT ACGTCTATTACGCTGCTGTGGACGCTGTACGAGCTGGCCCGCCACCCAGACCTGCAGGAGGAGATCCGGGCAGAGATCTCAGCTGCTCGTGTGGCCTCTAAGGGTGACATGGTGCAGATGCTCAAAATGGTTCCTCTGCTTAAAGGAGCTCTGAAGGAAACTCTGAG GTTACACCCTGTTGCAGTAAGCCTACAAAGATACATCACTACAGATATCGTCATTCAAAATTACCACATTCCAGCTGGG ACATTAGTTCAGCTTGGTCTCTATGCTATGGGTCGTGATCATCGGGTCTTCCCGCATCCAGAGCAGTACCGACCATCTCGCTGGCTTAGAAACGAGAGCCACTACTTCAGGAGTCTGGGCTTTGGGTTCGGCCCACGCCAGTGCCTTGGTCGCAGGATCGCAGAGACAGAGATGCAGCTCTTCCTTATTCAT ATGCTGGAGAACTTCAAGTTTGAGAAGCAGAGACAGGTGGAAGTAAGAAGCACGTTTGAGCTGATCATTCTTCCTGAAAAGCCCATAATGCTAACAATCAAACCACTTCACAAAGGCACATAG
- the LOC129433623 gene encoding uncharacterized protein — protein MPGGCRFNVLWLDNEKYKLWLKQGPDPRVASCTVCKKDLQLYTMGEAALSSHVKGKKHQDLMRRLQNPGSLFEDFFPQTSDSSGSTATFTPSSSSVARVCKLESAGEVLIGDPSLSFPGSSNEHQSNNFNPTLKAEICWAIKVVTSHYSYKSCEDVGDLFRAMFPDSAIANQFTCGENKAAYLTVFGIAPYFSSLMKTDAKKESGYVLQFDQCLNQELKKCQLDTYLRFWNDNKVTSRYLTSFFMAHYTAEPIYQMVETVCSDIGFQNLIQLSMDGPNVNSKILSMAQQNIEDQTGKKMLNVGSFGLHILHNSFREGCVSTDWDLESALTSLNWLFKDFPVCREDYTEVTGFTSFPLEFCNDRWLENVEVAERALQILPSLKMYINAIEAKTVTEPSTKSFRTAKMIVQDDLFPAKLNFFIMVAQEITPFLKLYQTDKPMLPFLSGHLTDMLRSLMEKFIEPGVMKNATTTLKLLEVDYANPVNHMDVNKLQVGFNTGQVLEDSGADRLTLEFRQNCQLFLLKMVSMLLEKSPLKYLLVRSLSVLDPRVLIENKEEGTQKFTTILRLLVETGRIEEKYCDEILKELGHFYDHDLMWVPEYFRKFNPGSERLDEFYHERLSNRAEYQHLWEVVKLILIISHGQASADRGISINKEMMVDNLEERSLIAHQVICDHVQSVGGLLNVVYTKELLLSAATAKHKYHMYLDEQRRLKQEEQKAQKRKELVDEIAEIKAKKKRTEEDVRVLLMSADHIAEKAESQGELTLISKSNGLRRAAKEKERSLEILEKQLSDKLKELRDPFQ, from the exons ATGCCGGGCGGTTGCCGCTTCAATGTTCTTTGGCTTGATAATGAAAAATACAAGTTGTGGCTGAAACAAGGACCAGATCCTCGAGTTGCCTCATGTACAGTCTGCAAAAAGGACCTGCAGCTTTACACTATGGGAGAGGCTGCGCTGTCGAGCCACGTGAAAG gAAAAAAGCATCAAGATCTGATGAGAAGACTACAGAATCCAGGATCTTTATTTGAAGATTTTTTTCCGCAGACAAGCGATTCATCCGGCAGCACGGCTACATTCACACCATCAAGCAGCAGTGTGGCAAGAGTCTGTAAACTTGAATCAGCCGGTGAAGTATTAATAGGCGATCCATCTTTATCATTCCCAGGTTCATCTAATGAACACCAGTCAAACAACTTTAATCCTACACTTAAAGCAGAAATATGCTGGGCAATAAAAGTGGTCACCAGCCACTATTCCTACAAATCTTGTGAGGATGTGGGGGACCTTTTCCGAGCAATGTTTCCCGACAGTGCCATAGCAAACCAGTTTACTTGCGGGGAGAATAAAGCAGCATACCTAACTGTGTTTGGAATAGCTCCTTATTTCTCTTCACTAATGAAGACCGATGCCAAGAAAGAGTCTGGTTATGTACTTCAGTTTGATCAGTGTCTAAATCAGGAATTGAAAAAATGCCAGCTCGACACATACTTGAGATTCTGGAACGATAATAAAGTGACCTCAAGGTATCTCACATCTTTTTTCATGGCTCATTACACAGCAGAACCGATATATCAGATGGTTGAGACGGTGTGTTCGGATATTGGTTTCCAAAACTTGATTCAGCTGTCGATGGATGGTCCAAATGTGAATTCGAAGATCCTCTCCATGGCTCAGCAAAATATAGAAGACCAAACAGGCAAGAAAATGCTAAATGTAGGAAGTTTCGGTTTGCATATACTACACAATTCCTTTAGAGAAGGATGTGTATCCACAGACTGGGATCTGGAAAGTGCTCTCACAAGCCTTAACTGGCTTTTCAAGGATTTTCCAGTTTGTAGGGAGGATTATACAGAAGTCACCGGTTTCACAAGTTTCCCACTTGAATTCTGTAATGATCGATGGCTGGAAAATGTGGAGGTGGCTGAGCGGGCACTTCAAATTTTGCCTTCTCTAAAAATGTACATCAATGCTATCGAAGCAAAAACTGTAACAGAACCATCTACTAAGTCTTTCAGGACTGCCAAGATGATTGTCCAAGATGACCTTTTCCCAGCAAAGCTCAACTTCTTTATCATGGTGGCTCAGGAGATCACGCCGTTTTTGAAGTTATACCAGACTGACAAACCCATGCTACCGTTTCTGAGTGGGCATCTCACCGATATGCTGAGGAGTCTAATGGAAAAGTTTATCGAGCCCGGTGTTATGAAGAATGCAACTACCACCCTAAAGCTTCTTGAGGTCGACTATGCCAACCCGGTCAACCACATGGATGTTAACAAACTGCAAGTGGGATTCAACACCGGGCAAGTCCTGGAGGACTCAGGTGCTGATAGACTGACGTTGGAGTTTAGGCAGAACTGCCAGTTGTTTTTGCTGAAGATGGTCTCCATGCTTTTGGAAAAGTCTCCCCTCAAATATCTTCTCGTGAGAAGTCTGTCTGTCCTGGATCCAAGGGTGCTCATTGAAAACAAAGAGGAGGGCACCCAAAAATTCACCACTATTCTGCGGCTCCTTGTTGAAACTGGACGCATCGAAGAGAAATATTGTGATGAGATTCTCAAGGAGCTCGGTCACTTCTATGACCACGACCTGATGTGGGTGCCAGAATACTTTAGGAAATTTAATCCTGGAAGTGAAAGGTTGGATGAATTCTACCACGAACGTTTATCAAACAGAGCAGAGTATCAACATCTATGGGAGGTAGTCAAACTTATCCTGATCATTTCACATGGTCAAGCTTCTGCCGATAGAGGAATTTCTATCAACAAGGAGATGATGGTGGATAACCTAGAAGAACGTTCATTGATTGCCCATCAAGTTATCTGTGACCACGTCCAGAGTGTTGGAGGGCTGCTCAACGTAGTCTACACAAAGGAGCTACTCCTCTCAGCAGCCACGGCCAAGCACAAATATCACATGTACCTTGATGAACAAAGACGTTTAAAGCAAGAAGAACAGAAGGCACAGAAAAGGAAAGAACTAGTGGATGAGATTGCAGAGATAAAAGCCAAAAAGAAGAGAACGGAGGAGGATGTAAGGGTCCTCCTTATGTCTGCTGATCACATTGCAGAAAAAGCTGAGTCACAAGGAGAACTGACCTTAATCTCCAAGTCCAATGGCCTTCGAAGAGCTGCAAAAGAAAAGGAAAGAAGTCTGGAGATTTTGGAGAAACAGCTATCTGATAAACTAAAGGAACTGAGGGACCCTTTTCAATAG